A section of the Rossellomorea marisflavi genome encodes:
- the nikA gene encoding nickel ABC transporter substrate-binding protein, translated as MRTFQSMILVGLLAGALMLTGCQGSTATKEEETEGKHLSFLYNFATNSLDPHVDSSYVPLRAGITETLMKLDEEKLTVTPWLAESFEGDDGQNWTIHIREGVTFHNGKELDAAAVKDSLERAVKESIAVKNALKIKEMKADGQVLKIQTTEPFPEFISELVNPNTAIIDVSEDDIINRPVGTGPFELSSFSPGSKLEVERYKNYWDGAAKLDAVTFAFNEDASARTLALKSGQVDIVYRPEVESLESLKAEKGMVVDSTSTFRVHQMTMNMQREEMKDVNVRRGIDALIDREEIVDTILLGHAEPAIGPFLPSLPFAPSYEEDGQEDAVAYLKKAGYTIKDGVMQKDGKPLTLTLLTYSARADLPLIAQVFQSDAKKIGIAVKIRQIDVPEDYMGGNRDWDLATYSNLTAPRGDAGYYLNATYHPKGALNFSRAEEPELTSIIDELNRTVDQEKRAELSEAAADYVHDHMINSFILHPSTIVAYDGDRVKNWVTTKSEYYMITNKLDVKEP; from the coding sequence ATGCGCACATTTCAATCTATGATACTGGTTGGTTTACTGGCAGGAGCCCTCATGTTGACGGGCTGTCAGGGTTCCACTGCGACAAAGGAAGAAGAAACAGAAGGGAAGCATCTATCCTTCCTCTATAATTTTGCCACGAATTCATTGGACCCCCATGTAGATTCCAGCTATGTCCCTTTGAGGGCAGGCATTACGGAAACACTGATGAAATTGGATGAAGAGAAGCTCACGGTCACGCCATGGCTGGCCGAAAGTTTTGAAGGGGATGACGGTCAGAACTGGACGATACATATTCGTGAAGGTGTGACATTCCATAATGGGAAAGAGCTTGATGCCGCCGCCGTCAAGGATTCTTTGGAACGAGCGGTCAAAGAGAGCATAGCGGTGAAGAATGCCCTGAAGATCAAAGAAATGAAAGCGGATGGTCAGGTTTTGAAGATCCAAACGACGGAGCCATTCCCTGAATTCATCTCGGAGCTTGTGAATCCGAATACGGCGATCATCGATGTGTCAGAGGATGATATCATCAATCGTCCTGTGGGGACGGGACCGTTCGAGCTGTCTTCGTTCTCCCCGGGAAGCAAGCTTGAAGTCGAGAGATATAAGAACTATTGGGACGGAGCGGCAAAGTTGGATGCCGTAACGTTTGCCTTTAACGAAGATGCCTCTGCACGGACCCTTGCACTCAAATCGGGTCAGGTGGATATCGTTTATCGTCCTGAAGTGGAAAGCCTCGAATCACTCAAAGCGGAAAAGGGGATGGTCGTGGATTCCACTTCGACCTTCCGCGTTCATCAGATGACGATGAATATGCAGCGGGAGGAAATGAAGGATGTAAACGTCCGCCGTGGGATCGATGCGCTGATCGATCGTGAGGAAATCGTCGATACGATCCTTCTCGGTCATGCCGAGCCTGCCATCGGACCATTCCTGCCTTCACTGCCGTTTGCTCCTTCGTATGAAGAGGATGGACAAGAGGATGCCGTGGCTTATCTGAAAAAAGCGGGCTATACCATCAAAGATGGAGTGATGCAGAAGGATGGGAAGCCCCTCACCTTGACGCTGCTTACCTATTCTGCCCGTGCAGATCTTCCATTGATTGCCCAGGTGTTCCAATCCGATGCCAAGAAGATTGGGATTGCTGTGAAAATCCGTCAGATCGATGTGCCGGAAGACTATATGGGTGGTAATCGTGATTGGGATCTGGCCACGTACAGTAATCTGACGGCTCCCAGGGGAGATGCGGGGTACTACCTGAATGCGACGTATCATCCGAAAGGGGCACTGAACTTCAGTAGAGCAGAAGAGCCTGAGCTTACCTCCATCATCGATGAACTGAATCGCACGGTGGATCAAGAGAAGCGGGCCGAGCTGTCGGAAGCCGCTGCAGATTATGTGCATGATCATATGATCAACTCCTTCATCCTCCATCCATCCACCATCGTGGCATACGACGGTGATCGTGTGAAGAATTGGGTGACGACAAAGAGTGAGTACTATATGATCACCAACAAACTGGATGTGAAGGAACCATGA
- a CDS encoding ABC transporter substrate-binding protein: MKKIGILSLVLLLLTGVLAACSGGGSEKSSGDSTDEEVKLTWYMIGTPQKDTKDVMKEVNKYTKEKINATIDMKMLDWGEYNDRMQVITTSGENYDIAFTSSWANNYALNARKGAFLGLNDLMDKHGKDMKKLIDPAFLEGAQIDGELYAIPANKEVGQQAVLSFNNELVKKHNLDISNVNSIADLEPLLKVIKEKEKNVTPIATFDAYLPFDSILQEELPFAFRLDGNTDEVVNKYEEDITMETLKTMHEYYKKGYIQKDAATSTDSWPLETPNWFVRKEIYQPYAEDVWSRSAGYEIVTRELHEPYIFNNSVTGSMQAISATSKNPERAMMFLNLLNSDEYLRNLLDKGIKGTHYEENEDGTIKDLPARVENYNMPSFAIGNQLILKLYEDDPKDKWEKFEEFNKNSTPSPALGFYFDSNPVRTEIAAISNVTSEFSPALLKGAVDPEEYLPAFNKKLKEAGMEKVLDEIQKQYDEWKKKQ, from the coding sequence ATGAAGAAAATCGGAATTCTGTCGCTCGTCTTGCTTCTGCTCACTGGTGTCCTTGCTGCATGTAGCGGAGGGGGAAGTGAAAAATCATCGGGAGACTCGACTGATGAAGAAGTGAAACTTACATGGTATATGATCGGTACGCCTCAAAAGGATACGAAGGACGTCATGAAGGAAGTCAACAAGTACACAAAGGAAAAAATCAACGCCACCATCGATATGAAAATGCTCGATTGGGGTGAGTACAATGATCGCATGCAGGTCATTACGACTTCTGGGGAAAACTATGATATCGCCTTTACAAGCTCATGGGCGAATAACTATGCCCTCAATGCAAGAAAAGGCGCCTTCCTAGGCCTGAACGATCTTATGGATAAGCATGGAAAGGATATGAAGAAGCTCATCGATCCTGCCTTCCTGGAAGGTGCTCAAATCGATGGCGAACTCTACGCGATCCCAGCCAATAAAGAGGTGGGCCAGCAGGCTGTGCTTTCCTTTAATAATGAACTTGTTAAAAAGCATAATCTCGATATCTCGAATGTGAATTCCATTGCCGATCTTGAACCCCTTCTAAAAGTCATCAAAGAGAAAGAGAAGAATGTCACACCAATCGCAACATTCGATGCCTATCTACCATTTGATTCCATTCTTCAAGAAGAGCTTCCATTTGCCTTCCGTTTAGATGGGAATACAGATGAAGTCGTCAACAAGTACGAAGAAGACATCACAATGGAAACATTAAAAACCATGCATGAGTATTATAAAAAAGGCTATATCCAAAAAGATGCTGCCACAAGCACGGATTCCTGGCCCCTTGAAACACCGAACTGGTTCGTCCGCAAAGAAATCTATCAGCCTTATGCTGAAGACGTATGGTCCCGCTCTGCTGGTTATGAGATTGTGACAAGGGAACTTCACGAACCGTATATCTTCAATAACTCTGTCACAGGATCCATGCAGGCCATCTCTGCCACATCGAAGAATCCTGAACGTGCCATGATGTTCCTGAATCTATTGAACTCCGATGAATACCTTCGGAACCTTCTTGATAAAGGGATTAAAGGAACCCACTATGAAGAAAACGAAGATGGTACCATCAAAGATCTTCCAGCACGTGTAGAAAACTACAACATGCCAAGCTTCGCCATCGGAAACCAGCTGATTCTGAAGCTGTACGAAGATGATCCTAAGGACAAATGGGAGAAATTCGAGGAGTTCAACAAGAACTCTACACCGTCACCTGCTCTAGGATTCTATTTTGATTCCAATCCCGTACGTACGGAAATTGCAGCCATTTCCAACGTAACAAGCGAATTCTCACCAGCCCTTCTCAAAGGCGCCGTCGATCCGGAAGAATATCTGCCGGCCTTCAACAAAAAGCTGAAAGAAGCTGGAATGGAAAAAGTACTCGATGAAATCCAGAAACAGTATGATGAGTGGAAGAAGAAACAATAA
- a CDS encoding carbohydrate ABC transporter permease → MHVLLGSFAFMCIFPFLYVIIISISNEQSLAENGYQLIPEQWSLDAYKYLWDMKAQVLQAYGVTIFVTVVGTFLSVTVISMYAYAISRKQFKFRKQFTFIAFFTMLFSGGMVPFYIVMTQFLDLKNTMWALILPMAVNAFYIIIMRTFFLRSVPEAILESARIDGAGEMRIFLTIVLPLSIPGIATIALFSTLAYWNDWFNALLFIDDPNKIPLQSLLMRIENNMDFIKQNAMLSNQNSAILKSIPQDSARMAMVVIATLPIALSYPFFQKYFIKGLTIGGVKD, encoded by the coding sequence ATGCATGTGCTGCTCGGAAGTTTTGCCTTCATGTGCATCTTCCCGTTCCTGTACGTCATCATTATCTCCATCAGCAATGAGCAATCCCTTGCGGAGAATGGCTACCAGCTCATTCCGGAGCAGTGGAGCCTGGATGCATATAAGTATCTGTGGGATATGAAGGCTCAAGTTCTACAGGCCTATGGTGTCACCATCTTTGTGACCGTAGTGGGAACCTTCCTCAGCGTGACGGTCATCTCCATGTATGCCTACGCTATCTCGCGCAAGCAATTCAAGTTCCGTAAACAGTTTACATTCATTGCCTTCTTCACCATGCTGTTCAGCGGGGGGATGGTCCCGTTCTACATCGTCATGACTCAGTTCCTTGATCTGAAGAATACGATGTGGGCCCTCATCCTTCCGATGGCCGTGAATGCATTCTACATTATCATCATGAGGACATTCTTCCTTCGTTCAGTGCCGGAGGCCATTCTCGAATCAGCCAGAATTGACGGTGCAGGAGAGATGAGGATCTTCCTCACGATCGTATTGCCGTTATCCATACCGGGTATTGCTACCATCGCCCTTTTCAGTACGCTCGCGTATTGGAATGACTGGTTCAATGCTTTGCTATTCATTGATGATCCCAACAAGATCCCGCTTCAGTCCCTATTGATGCGGATCGAGAATAACATGGACTTCATTAAGCAGAATGCCATGCTTTCCAACCAGAACAGTGCCATTTTGAAGTCGATACCGCAGGATTCTGCAAGGATGGCCATGGTCGTCATTGCGACCCTGCCGATCGCCTTGTCTTATCCATTCTTCCAGAAATATTTCATTAAGGGATTGACCATCGGCGGTGTGAAAGACTGA
- a CDS encoding ABC transporter permease, translating into MNRVKQFIKDLYDNRIWLLMILPGLIWLIVMKYIPMFGQVIAFKNFRFHPDGFFASVFTSEWVGFENFKFLFSTNDAFVITRNTLLYNILFIVVGLILSVAVAIILSEITKQKLAKIYQTGMLFPHFLSWVVVSYFVFAFLSVDRGLFNSVLGYFNIEPVSWYNEPKYWPYFITFISQWKGVGFSSIVYLAAIVGIDRTHYEAAMIDGANKWQQIRHVTIPMIMPLIVILTILNIGSIFSADFGLFYQIPRDSGPLYSVTNVIDTYVYRGLMTMGDIGMSTAAGLYQATVGFVLILITNYIVRKIDEDNALF; encoded by the coding sequence ATGAACAGAGTCAAACAATTTATCAAAGATCTATACGACAACCGGATCTGGCTTTTAATGATCCTGCCGGGCCTCATCTGGCTGATCGTCATGAAGTACATTCCCATGTTCGGTCAAGTGATCGCCTTCAAAAACTTCCGGTTCCACCCGGACGGATTCTTCGCCAGCGTCTTTACGAGCGAATGGGTAGGATTCGAAAACTTCAAATTCCTGTTCAGCACGAATGACGCATTCGTCATTACGCGGAATACCCTGCTTTATAACATCCTTTTCATTGTCGTCGGCCTAATCCTATCCGTAGCAGTAGCCATCATTCTTAGCGAAATCACCAAGCAGAAGCTGGCGAAAATCTACCAGACGGGCATGCTTTTCCCGCATTTCCTTTCCTGGGTGGTCGTAAGCTACTTCGTCTTCGCCTTCCTGAGCGTGGATAGGGGATTGTTCAACAGCGTCCTCGGTTACTTCAACATCGAGCCCGTCTCCTGGTATAACGAGCCTAAATACTGGCCATATTTCATCACGTTCATCAGTCAGTGGAAAGGGGTCGGATTCAGTTCGATCGTGTATCTGGCAGCCATTGTAGGGATTGACCGGACGCATTATGAAGCCGCCATGATCGATGGCGCGAACAAGTGGCAGCAAATCCGCCATGTGACAATTCCGATGATCATGCCGCTTATCGTCATCCTGACCATCTTGAACATCGGAAGCATCTTCAGCGCGGACTTTGGATTATTCTATCAAATCCCACGCGATTCCGGACCACTTTATTCCGTTACAAATGTCATTGATACATATGTTTATCGCGGACTCATGACCATGGGGGATATCGGGATGAGCACAGCGGCAGGTCTTTATCAGGCCACTGTCGGATTCGTCCTCATTTTGATCACCAACTATATTGTCAGGAAGATCGACGAAGACAATGCCCTCTTCTAA
- a CDS encoding response regulator transcription factor yields MIRVMIVDDEPLILDGLTYLLDWESIGFEVVAKARNGREALELSRTIAFDVLITDIKMPEMTGLELIEALKEEQEEVKAIVLSGFQEFDLIKKGLVLGIENYLLKPVNEDELGSSLLHIKDKLDQQDLGEESILILRDHSIWRYMMGKMPLREFQERLALYPELALPVPFHLGLLKVEDSDSVKVQKQIESGPSICVTTPHGDLMIVWDPAHIESEQERIIPIVEESKGIMVTSGRVEEIAETPRVMKELERASELKMILPDQEQHLAEDMILSPSIKTIDVRNYLKPEMLEGLANEEYGRVREELGNVFIQLASDPFLLKSVFLDTFFQMKGRFLLSLEYGQYVQIIHEILHIDREEDAMRLLDTCMDLMEGAGQGEEKRSPIIQTVLTYIHQHYSEDMSLKTLGHRFHINPIYLGQLFQKEAGDSFTKYLNKLRIDRAKKLLLNSHEKAGQIGKRVGYTDATYFYKQFKKYENATPSEWRKQRV; encoded by the coding sequence ATGATCCGGGTGATGATTGTAGACGACGAACCTTTAATTTTGGATGGACTGACTTATCTATTGGATTGGGAGTCCATTGGATTTGAAGTGGTGGCCAAAGCGAGAAACGGCAGAGAAGCTCTGGAATTATCCAGGACGATTGCATTCGACGTTCTGATCACCGACATAAAAATGCCGGAAATGACGGGGCTCGAGCTCATTGAAGCACTGAAGGAAGAACAGGAGGAAGTGAAAGCCATCGTCCTTTCGGGATTCCAGGAGTTTGATTTAATTAAGAAGGGGCTCGTCCTGGGAATCGAAAACTATTTATTGAAGCCGGTGAATGAAGATGAACTGGGCTCCTCCCTTCTTCATATAAAAGATAAACTCGATCAGCAGGATCTTGGAGAGGAATCAATTCTCATCCTTCGGGATCACTCCATCTGGAGGTACATGATGGGGAAGATGCCCCTCCGTGAATTTCAGGAAAGGCTGGCCCTCTATCCTGAATTGGCTCTCCCGGTACCCTTTCATCTCGGGCTTTTGAAAGTCGAAGACAGTGACAGTGTAAAGGTTCAGAAACAGATAGAATCCGGGCCATCCATCTGCGTTACCACTCCACATGGGGACTTGATGATCGTATGGGACCCTGCTCATATTGAGTCCGAGCAAGAACGGATCATTCCGATTGTAGAAGAAAGCAAAGGAATTATGGTGACGAGTGGAAGAGTAGAAGAGATTGCCGAAACCCCGAGAGTGATGAAGGAGCTGGAGCGTGCGAGTGAATTAAAGATGATCCTTCCCGACCAGGAGCAACATCTGGCAGAGGATATGATCCTCTCTCCATCCATCAAGACAATCGATGTCAGGAACTATTTGAAGCCGGAGATGCTCGAGGGGCTGGCAAACGAGGAGTATGGACGCGTACGCGAGGAACTCGGTAACGTCTTCATTCAGCTCGCCTCTGACCCTTTCCTATTGAAAAGTGTTTTCCTTGATACCTTCTTCCAGATGAAAGGTCGTTTCCTCCTATCTTTGGAATACGGTCAGTATGTGCAAATCATCCATGAAATCCTCCATATTGATAGAGAAGAGGATGCGATGAGGCTTCTTGATACATGTATGGATTTAATGGAAGGAGCAGGTCAAGGAGAAGAAAAGAGAAGTCCGATCATCCAGACGGTCCTGACGTATATCCATCAACATTATTCGGAGGATATGTCCCTCAAAACGTTGGGCCATCGCTTCCACATCAATCCAATTTACCTTGGCCAGCTCTTCCAGAAGGAAGCCGGGGACTCTTTCACCAAGTACTTGAATAAACTTCGCATTGACCGGGCCAAAAAGCTCTTATTGAATTCTCATGAGAAAGCTGGCCAAATCGGTAAACGTGTAGGCTATACCGACGCCACCTACTTCTATAAGCAGTTTAAAAAATACGAAAATGCCACTCCTTCAGAATGGAGGAAGCAGCGAGTTTGA
- a CDS encoding sensor histidine kinase, with the protein MKALQPIRRISKRMFYRVFLTYSLIIFLTMTVLFVFLTDYYSDFIVQREIDRQETIINEIKSELQGKHQFVRQGIQQLYQEQPLIEDLAFALQHDYQDYIGYRLDKFSNSDSFVPYNFDIFVKNYFSRDPESIALRIRNESLGTEYMYLFDHSRWKQGNHYKEGASPITDEPSEPKDMLVVEEQINDPVSMDRLGKAMVYFGYDSIDGLLTLTDMPPKSAFIITNEEGDILYSYGKAPTSLIDGLSYSAVQKKVDDHGRYYIQSSIEPVSGHMVTAIVPEKEIAQLFTYKTTIFFLLILLTTIAIILPYFALRGYSKRLDEIMNKMKEVQEGNIDARIETTHVDDDLTDISHTINKTLDDLNDYIDKVYRSKLKQTEAELANLQAQINPHFLYNTLEAIRMKSLSEGGRTSAKMIVQLAHLFRYSLKSADLVPVEDEINHAHQYIELFKVRFPDQLTTELYVEEELKSFYLPPFILQPFIENFLIHGFRRDRQDNHLSVSIHKMGDTAKIIIEDNGTGIEQDRLHNIMERLKEEVGSTSSIGVGNVHRRIRLKYGEGYGVEIKSIAGVKTTVQITLPFMKEVQ; encoded by the coding sequence ATGAAAGCGTTACAGCCGATTAGACGTATCAGCAAAAGGATGTTTTACCGGGTCTTTCTTACATACTCCCTCATCATTTTTCTGACGATGACCGTCTTGTTTGTCTTTCTGACAGACTATTATTCTGATTTTATCGTTCAAAGGGAAATCGACCGCCAGGAAACGATCATCAACGAAATCAAATCGGAGCTTCAGGGCAAGCATCAGTTCGTAAGACAGGGCATCCAGCAACTGTATCAGGAGCAGCCCCTCATCGAGGATCTGGCATTTGCCCTGCAGCATGACTATCAAGACTATATCGGCTACCGGCTTGATAAGTTTTCCAACAGTGATTCATTCGTCCCATACAACTTTGATATCTTCGTGAAGAACTATTTTTCCAGAGACCCTGAATCGATCGCCCTGCGGATCCGGAATGAAAGTCTGGGAACAGAATATATGTATCTATTCGACCATAGTCGATGGAAACAGGGGAATCACTATAAAGAAGGAGCTTCTCCCATTACCGATGAGCCATCAGAGCCTAAGGATATGCTTGTCGTGGAGGAGCAGATCAATGATCCTGTCTCCATGGACCGTCTTGGGAAAGCGATGGTGTACTTCGGGTACGACTCCATTGACGGTCTCCTTACCCTCACGGATATGCCTCCGAAAAGCGCGTTTATCATCACGAATGAGGAGGGGGACATTCTGTACAGCTATGGAAAAGCCCCCACATCCCTCATTGACGGTCTTTCCTACAGTGCCGTGCAAAAGAAGGTGGATGATCATGGCCGGTATTATATCCAGTCTTCCATAGAGCCGGTGAGCGGGCACATGGTGACGGCCATCGTACCTGAGAAAGAGATCGCTCAGCTGTTTACGTATAAAACGACGATCTTTTTCCTTTTGATCCTGCTTACGACCATAGCCATCATCCTTCCTTACTTTGCACTCAGGGGGTACTCCAAGCGATTGGATGAAATCATGAACAAGATGAAGGAAGTCCAGGAAGGGAACATCGATGCACGTATCGAGACGACACATGTAGACGATGATCTCACTGACATCTCGCACACCATCAATAAGACATTGGACGATCTGAATGATTACATCGATAAAGTGTATCGTTCCAAACTGAAGCAGACAGAAGCGGAGCTCGCCAATCTCCAGGCGCAGATCAACCCGCACTTCCTCTACAATACGTTGGAAGCAATTCGCATGAAGTCGCTATCTGAAGGAGGGCGGACGTCTGCAAAAATGATCGTACAGCTTGCCCACCTGTTCCGCTACTCCTTGAAATCCGCAGACCTGGTGCCTGTAGAGGATGAAATCAATCATGCCCATCAATACATCGAGCTGTTCAAGGTCCGCTTCCCTGATCAGCTGACAACTGAACTGTATGTAGAAGAGGAGCTGAAGTCCTTTTATCTACCACCTTTCATCCTGCAGCCCTTCATCGAAAACTTTTTGATTCATGGGTTCAGGAGGGATAGGCAGGATAATCACTTGAGTGTCTCGATCCATAAAATGGGCGATACGGCCAAAATCATTATTGAAGATAATGGTACCGGGATTGAACAGGATCGACTTCACAACATCATGGAAAGGTTAAAGGAGGAAGTGGGATCCACCAGCTCCATAGGTGTGGGGAATGTCCATCGCCGGATCCGACTGAAATATGGAGAAGGATACGGGGTGGAGATAAAAAGCATAGCGGGTGTAAAGACGACCGTACAGATCACTTTACCATTCATGAAAGAGGTGCAATAA